One segment of Mycoplasma sp. E35C DNA contains the following:
- a CDS encoding MG284/MPN403 family protein, which yields MTNKWIDDARKYLLRYDFFRRKLENLETLKAVFNHKASEEEIITMHSYVNLIESTLKQLQKDERQLLIEFFVKKKHRSEFNYSTTSFYRALKKACANFFQTLGIYFFSNNDKHNYISN from the coding sequence ATGACCAATAAGTGAATTGATGATGCTAGGAAATACCTATTAAGGTATGACTTCTTCAGGCGAAAACTAGAAAATCTAGAGACCTTAAAAGCTGTGTTTAATCACAAAGCAAGTGAAGAAGAGATCATAACCATGCATTCATATGTCAATTTAATTGAAAGCACATTAAAACAACTACAAAAAGACGAAAGACAATTGCTCATTGAGTTCTTTGTGAAGAAAAAACATCGTAGCGAATTTAATTACAGCACGACAAGTTTTTATCGAGCATTAAAGAAAGCCTGTGCTAATTTCTTTCAGACCTTAGGAATTTATTTTTTTAGCAATAATGATAAGCACAACTACATATCAAATTAA
- a CDS encoding DUF5443 family protein: protein MISTTTYQINADKDGPTTINKEDYWWKLQPITNDKNEPIKDEYGLPIYFRSSLVFQNAWSDQKSINLHFEVNIENESFLPPNLIQSNVLVNNKIYPTVLNRIASEGDTKIKKNWIKVSIPIDELEVDKFEEGIEVPIAIDFYLQKDILDGIKNNLESNALRILIENLSASRITTKITYNNYIFLQLNRGEKEISTKYKGDEKETLSWYQPNYNFLSDLDQIKELLTIKINSTVTIFNYKFIFNYATSANGSSKTIDKTYSKQTTYTPNSEIKFSLEPSYIYDTIKNEVIERDMNNNHYFFLPRGGSGSYNIQINLLVNNVKYYLETSNSFNYFSWLDNVNKLDFIAFFPKTITSLSSYAVLE from the coding sequence ATGATAAGCACAACTACATATCAAATTAATGCTGATAAAGATGGACCAACAACGATTAACAAAGAAGATTATTGGTGAAAATTACAACCAATAACCAACGATAAAAATGAACCAATTAAAGATGAATATGGACTACCAATTTATTTCAGATCTTCCTTGGTTTTTCAGAATGCTTGATCAGATCAAAAAAGCATTAATCTTCACTTTGAAGTTAATATTGAAAATGAGTCATTTTTACCACCAAATTTAATCCAAAGTAATGTTCTGGTAAATAACAAAATTTATCCAACAGTTTTAAACCGTATAGCATCAGAAGGTGATACCAAAATTAAGAAAAACTGAATTAAAGTAAGTATTCCGATTGATGAACTTGAAGTTGATAAATTTGAAGAAGGAATTGAAGTTCCGATTGCTATTGATTTTTATTTGCAAAAAGACATTTTAGATGGCATTAAAAATAATCTAGAAAGTAATGCTTTAAGAATCTTAATTGAGAACTTAAGTGCTTCGCGAATTACAACTAAAATTACGTATAATAACTACATTTTCTTGCAACTAAATCGTGGTGAAAAAGAAATCAGCACCAAATACAAAGGCGATGAAAAAGAAACGCTTAGTTGATATCAACCAAACTATAACTTTTTAAGTGATTTAGATCAAATTAAAGAATTATTAACGATAAAAATTAATTCAACAGTAACAATCTTTAATTACAAATTCATTTTTAATTATGCGACTTCGGCTAATGGTTCGTCAAAAACGATTGATAAAACATATAGTAAACAAACCACATACACCCCAAATAGTGAAATTAAGTTTAGTTTAGAACCAAGCTATATTTATGACACGATTAAAAATGAAGTTATTGAACGTGATATGAATAACAATCACTACTTCTTTTTACCTAGAGGAGGAAGTGGTAGTTACAACATCCAAATTAACTTGTTAGTTAATAACGTTAAATACTATTTAGAAACTTCGAATTCGTTCAATTATTTTTCATGACTAGATAATGTAAATAAGTTAGATTTCATCGCATTTTTTCCTAAAACTATCACATCGCTTAGCTCATATGCAGTACTTGAATAA
- a CDS encoding DUF5452 domain-containing protein, translating to MNKTYKKITIALFTSFLFLGTIGLAVATYLSSTKSSVKEIDDKKDNIKEIHQQNKLIPPTKKYPLENKEDNEEFFYYYVNIHQHLHKINEFDNLINYRDYLYQDNNNRPFSGFDVVYFQKNIKSWIYKAIRSHKMFRNNNDDIYINIDYFIENPSRSISLNVTWSFKKPIVYEDKNLKYWDQFLIKVKEDNKPSIA from the coding sequence ATGAACAAAACTTATAAGAAAATTACCATTGCTTTATTCACTTCATTTTTATTTTTAGGAACAATTGGATTAGCTGTTGCTACTTATTTATCTAGTACTAAATCATCAGTTAAAGAAATCGATGACAAAAAAGATAATATTAAAGAAATTCACCAACAAAATAAATTAATTCCACCAACTAAAAAATACCCCTTAGAAAATAAAGAAGATAATGAAGAATTCTTTTATTATTACGTAAATATTCATCAACATTTACATAAAATTAACGAGTTTGATAATTTGATTAATTATCGTGATTATTTGTATCAAGATAATAACAACCGACCGTTTAGTGGTTTTGATGTTGTGTATTTTCAAAAGAACATTAAGAGTTGAATTTATAAAGCAATCAGATCACATAAAATGTTTCGTAATAATAACGATGATATTTACATTAATATCGATTATTTCATCGAAAACCCTAGCCGTTCAATTAGTTTAAATGTGACTTGATCGTTTAAGAAACCTATTGTTTATGAAGATAAAAACTTAAAATATTGAGATCAATTTTTAATTAAAGTTAAAGAAGATAATAAGCCATCTATTGCTTAA
- a CDS encoding phosphopantetheine-binding protein, whose translation MDILSVINSIAKKKKMAVTINESNINKNYKELGIDSLDLFDIIVSLEAEFKIEFSDEKLMKIKTINDLVQYIKELKQ comes from the coding sequence ATGGATATTTTAAGTGTCATCAATAGCATTGCTAAAAAGAAAAAAATGGCAGTGACTATAAACGAATCTAATATCAATAAAAATTACAAAGAATTAGGAATTGATTCATTAGATTTGTTTGATATTATCGTAAGTTTGGAAGCAGAATTTAAAATTGAATTTTCTGACGAAAAACTGATGAAGATTAAAACAATAAACGATTTAGTTCAATATATTAAAGAACTAAAACAATAA
- the tuf gene encoding elongation factor Tu, producing the protein MAKERYERSKPHVNIGTIGHIDHGKTTLTAAICTVLSKLGTSQAKAYDEIDAAPEEKARGITINTAHVEYETANRHYAHVDCPGHADYVKNMITGAAQMDGGILVVSATDGPMPQTREHILLARQVGVPKMVVFLNKCDVADDPEMQELVEMEVRDLLKSYGFDGDNTPIIRGSALGALNGEAKWEEKIHELMKAVDEYIPTPDRETDKPFLLPIEDTMTITGRGTVVTGRVERGQLKVGEEVEIVGITDTRKVVVTGIEMFRKELDSAIAGDNAGILLRGVDRKDVQRGQVLAKPGSITPHKKFRAEIYALKKDEGGRHTAFLNGYRPQFYFRTTDVTGSIQLKEGTEMVMPGDNTEIVVELISSIACEKGSKFSIREGGRTVGAGTVVEVLE; encoded by the coding sequence ATGGCAAAAGAAAGGTACGAACGTAGTAAACCTCACGTTAATATCGGAACAATTGGTCACATTGACCATGGTAAGACTACTTTAACCGCAGCTATTTGTACCGTGTTATCTAAATTAGGTACTTCACAAGCGAAAGCTTATGATGAAATTGACGCTGCTCCAGAAGAAAAAGCTCGTGGTATTACAATTAACACAGCTCACGTAGAATACGAAACAGCTAACAGACACTATGCTCACGTTGACTGTCCAGGGCACGCTGACTACGTTAAAAACATGATTACAGGTGCTGCTCAAATGGATGGTGGTATCTTAGTAGTATCAGCTACTGATGGTCCAATGCCTCAAACTCGTGAACACATCTTATTAGCTCGCCAAGTTGGTGTTCCTAAGATGGTTGTATTCTTAAACAAGTGTGACGTTGCTGATGATCCAGAAATGCAAGAACTTGTAGAAATGGAAGTTAGAGACCTATTAAAATCTTACGGATTTGACGGTGATAACACTCCAATCATTAGAGGTTCAGCATTAGGTGCTTTAAACGGTGAAGCTAAATGAGAAGAAAAGATTCACGAATTAATGAAAGCAGTTGATGAATACATTCCAACTCCTGATCGTGAAACTGATAAACCATTCTTATTACCAATTGAAGACACTATGACAATTACTGGTCGTGGTACTGTTGTAACTGGTAGAGTTGAACGTGGTCAACTTAAAGTTGGTGAAGAAGTTGAAATCGTTGGTATTACTGACACTAGAAAAGTAGTAGTAACTGGTATCGAAATGTTCAGAAAAGAACTTGATTCAGCTATTGCTGGTGACAACGCTGGTATCTTATTACGTGGTGTTGATCGTAAAGATGTTCAACGTGGTCAAGTATTAGCTAAACCTGGTTCAATTACTCCACACAAAAAATTCAGAGCTGAAATCTATGCACTTAAGAAAGACGAAGGTGGTCGTCACACTGCTTTCTTAAATGGTTACAGACCTCAATTCTACTTCAGAACTACTGACGTAACTGGTTCAATCCAACTTAAAGAAGGAACTGAAATGGTTATGCCTGGTGACAACACTGAAATCGTAGTAGAACTAATTTCTTCAATCGCTTGTGAAAAAGGTTCTAAGTTCTCTATCCGTGAAGGTGGTAGAACTGTAGGTGCTGGAACTGTAGTTGAAGTATTAGAATAG
- a CDS encoding DegV family protein yields MKKIAFVIDSSSNILGDESKDIYLVPLGIIETKNNEQTIHNASVDMDLIKLDAKIKDGSKFKTSQSAIGVLHQTVEELAKKYDYIIGLPISEKLSSNYATWKSCEQDFKGKFFTFNLGNVEIGIVWMLEEIRNFLLTKNNELNPTELEKFIAKLKNNFGGVLVVSDVSQLIAGGRLKGFKAIFVKTLKLKLLISMMPNHGGLEYFEKSKTDLAAKKTLIEFLEEKIKIKSKKIKRAAVVTTILDDAQNQKIAEEFQKLLKTDIKIEITQFSPVIAVHTGISNYALLVQMED; encoded by the coding sequence TTGAAAAAAATCGCATTCGTTATCGATTCTTCTTCGAATATTTTAGGTGATGAATCAAAAGATATTTACTTAGTTCCGTTAGGAATTATTGAAACTAAAAATAACGAACAAACAATTCATAACGCAAGTGTTGATATGGATTTAATAAAACTTGATGCCAAAATTAAAGATGGATCAAAGTTTAAAACATCACAATCAGCAATTGGGGTTTTACACCAAACTGTTGAAGAATTAGCTAAAAAATACGATTATATTATTGGCTTACCTATTTCAGAAAAACTTTCTAGTAACTATGCAACTTGAAAAAGTTGTGAGCAAGATTTCAAAGGGAAATTTTTCACATTCAATTTAGGTAATGTTGAAATTGGGATTGTGTGAATGTTAGAAGAAATTAGAAACTTCTTACTAACTAAAAATAACGAACTAAACCCAACAGAACTTGAGAAATTCATTGCAAAACTAAAAAATAATTTTGGTGGAGTTTTAGTTGTTTCTGATGTGAGTCAACTAATTGCTGGCGGTCGTTTAAAAGGGTTTAAAGCAATTTTTGTTAAAACATTAAAACTAAAATTACTAATCAGCATGATGCCTAACCATGGTGGTTTAGAGTATTTTGAAAAATCAAAAACTGACTTAGCAGCTAAGAAAACTTTAATCGAATTTTTAGAAGAAAAAATTAAAATTAAATCTAAAAAAATTAAAAGAGCTGCCGTTGTTACAACGATTTTAGATGATGCTCAGAATCAGAAAATTGCTGAAGAATTCCAAAAACTTTTAAAGACTGATATTAAAATTGAAATTACCCAATTTTCTCCTGTTATTGCCGTACATACGGGGATTTCAAACTACGCATTATTAGTACAAATGGAAGACTAG
- the ytpR gene encoding YtpR family tRNA-binding protein, with amino-acid sequence MQVSLYYSFKNLQDTLIGYVQDQSKITTNKQVGDVIYFYDENQQIVSFNILNVSQKEDLKNTIHNEGLIFLNPELKKVLLQNYLLEVNQLSSAYVVGKVVEVNKVEKTHLNHCLVDINQDEPLSIVCGGTNVSQGIKVVVVQVGGFINTGKHIVKSELFNKPSCGMICSEAELGLKKHDPKDHRILILNDDMVVGSEFYLKTSKDEQLNVKY; translated from the coding sequence ATGCAAGTTAGCTTATATTATTCATTCAAAAATCTTCAAGATACTTTGATTGGTTATGTTCAAGATCAAAGTAAGATTACTACCAATAAACAAGTTGGCGATGTCATCTATTTTTACGATGAAAATCAACAAATTGTGAGTTTTAACATTCTAAATGTTTCACAAAAAGAAGATTTAAAAAACACCATACATAATGAAGGTTTAATTTTCTTAAATCCAGAATTAAAAAAGGTGTTATTACAAAACTATTTATTAGAAGTAAACCAACTATCATCAGCTTATGTTGTTGGTAAGGTTGTTGAAGTAAATAAAGTTGAAAAAACTCATTTAAATCATTGTCTTGTTGATATCAATCAAGATGAACCTTTATCAATTGTTTGCGGTGGTACTAATGTTTCACAAGGCATTAAGGTTGTTGTAGTTCAAGTTGGTGGGTTCATCAATACAGGAAAACACATTGTTAAATCTGAATTATTTAACAAACCTTCGTGTGGAATGATTTGTTCAGAAGCTGAATTAGGATTAAAAAAACATGATCCAAAAGACCACAGAATTTTAATCTTAAATGATGATATGGTTGTGGGTTCTGAATTTTATCTAAAAACTTCAAAAGATGAGCAACTAAATGTTAAATACTAA
- a CDS encoding MATE family efflux transporter has protein sequence MLNTNDQRLQSKQKLNEKMRKRFDDPRLFIVLLRFIIPAIFVSFFAALYIFIDQIMIIKFVVKSDDLNPTSIFDNNYFNFADSTGSYDYQNDYLSATKELNKTPFTIHDLIRSSISISAPITVIINALTLLITMGLANQFSKALGSGDERKIKEVWTTGFTTNLVISILSSIVIVGVAKIWLTSSANGANAKLNDPNLDLNSHAAMIIVKFNERFQELQVQNASNYVYVLAGLFTIQTMNQMYFLLNQSEGRQLFISIIPPLANVVNIVFDYLLIRFTNQGITAAAYATVIGWTTNYLAYLIYNIILIKRKETYLVYKGMFRKINFNWNYLYLIFLIGLASFFRNASLSVSNAIFQTNLVTVSEKVASDLPPNYYQSLFGSITPISNLMLQSVWGLINGGRTIAGYKFGQKNYKDITKIYWYVPMIALTYSIIVYCLFIFGLNDIFLQHFFNIEQGDKLIASNLILKITLIQAIFIALGMNAQLLFQSTQRIGLAWISSLMQGLFTFIPTYFIMYYVSIDQNNIYLYIWMQPINGIAAWLCNWIISIPFAHKYREFISKYDIGLAMQRFIKKAQLKKENKNLNEINNQ, from the coding sequence ATGTTAAATACTAACGATCAAAGATTGCAATCAAAACAAAAATTAAATGAAAAGATGAGAAAACGGTTCGACGATCCTCGTCTTTTTATTGTTTTATTACGTTTTATTATCCCTGCAATCTTTGTTTCGTTTTTTGCTGCTTTATACATTTTTATTGATCAAATTATGATCATTAAATTTGTTGTTAAATCTGATGATTTAAACCCCACTTCAATTTTTGATAATAACTATTTTAATTTCGCTGATAGCACTGGTAGTTATGATTATCAAAACGATTATTTAAGTGCGACAAAAGAATTAAATAAAACACCATTTACAATTCATGATTTAATTCGTTCTTCGATCTCAATTTCTGCTCCTATTACCGTAATTATTAATGCTTTAACATTATTGATTACCATGGGGTTAGCTAACCAATTTTCAAAAGCATTAGGAAGTGGTGATGAACGTAAAATCAAAGAAGTATGAACGACAGGATTTACTACTAATTTAGTTATCAGCATTCTTAGTTCGATCGTGATTGTTGGGGTTGCTAAAATCTGATTAACCAGTTCAGCTAATGGTGCAAATGCAAAATTAAATGATCCAAATTTAGATTTAAATTCGCATGCTGCAATGATCATTGTTAAATTCAATGAACGCTTCCAAGAATTGCAAGTACAAAATGCGAGTAATTATGTTTATGTACTAGCTGGTTTATTCACAATTCAAACAATGAACCAAATGTATTTCTTATTGAACCAATCAGAAGGAAGACAATTGTTCATTTCAATCATCCCGCCGCTAGCTAATGTTGTTAATATTGTTTTTGACTACTTATTAATTCGATTTACCAATCAAGGAATCACAGCTGCTGCTTATGCAACTGTTATTGGGTGAACTACGAATTATTTAGCATATTTAATCTACAACATTATCTTAATTAAACGTAAAGAAACATACTTAGTTTATAAGGGAATGTTTAGAAAAATTAATTTCAATTGAAACTATTTATATTTAATTTTTCTAATAGGCTTAGCCAGCTTTTTTAGAAATGCTTCACTATCAGTTTCAAATGCAATTTTTCAAACCAATCTCGTCACGGTTTCAGAAAAAGTAGCATCAGATTTACCCCCTAATTATTACCAATCTTTATTTGGATCAATCACGCCAATCAGTAACTTAATGTTGCAATCTGTTTGGGGATTAATCAATGGTGGAAGAACGATTGCTGGCTATAAATTTGGGCAGAAAAATTATAAGGATATCACCAAAATTTATTGATACGTTCCAATGATTGCATTAACTTATTCGATCATTGTTTATTGTTTATTTATTTTTGGACTAAACGATATTTTCTTACAACATTTTTTTAACATCGAACAAGGTGATAAGTTGATTGCTTCTAATTTGATCTTAAAAATCACCTTAATTCAAGCAATCTTTATCGCACTAGGAATGAATGCTCAATTATTATTCCAATCAACTCAACGGATTGGTTTAGCCTGAATAAGTTCATTGATGCAAGGATTATTTACTTTCATTCCAACATACTTTATTATGTATTATGTTTCGATTGATCAAAATAATATTTATTTATACATCTGAATGCAACCAATTAATGGTATAGCTGCGTGGTTATGTAACTGGATTATTTCAATTCCTTTTGCTCATAAATATCGTGAATTCATAAGTAAGTATGACATTGGTTTAGCGATGCAACGCTTTATTAAAAAAGCTCAATTAAAAAAAGAAAATAAAAATCTTAATGAAATTAATAATCAATAA
- a CDS encoding DNA polymerase III subunit alpha — protein sequence MFVNLNTRSYYSLLSTNLSISDIIQYALKNNQTHVCLTDLNVLYGAVEFYDLAKKNNLVPIIGLEIFDTDTNSELVLIAKNNEGYLRLISISSFASSNEQYNIFDYLDDNLYVIVKSGNFRWDHKNCILNDEIACNFVNCVDETKNIGLNLINAVALKQANKRPKFSVNEIIDTEIVKASGFLNTEQSEQKYTKKQLDKLYELINECSYWDLDNLKHNSIIKSKTPKGFDSDQYLRALCEQAFDVYLNNHLINQQDKKRLDYELEIIKRLNFSDYFLFVHDFIKKAKEHNIIIGPGRGSAAGSFVSYLLNITTINPIKYGLIFERFLNPERKSMPDIDVDIMDNRREEVVDYLFRKYSKNNVAHIITFQRIKVKNAIRDVCRVLDLKVSEADEIIKLVLYDEIEEWHKNQASGAYKIVLNCQECSLDQKVCKRSGSVSCYLIRKIFELAVTIFNVPRQIGLHAAGVVCGDQPLTQTIPVQYANNRSVSQFSMEYLERFGLIKIDLLGLKTLTIIDEINNLVKINHNKNFDINNIPLNDDKTFNLLKKGYTKGIFQLESAGMQGVLKKVLPENLEDISIISALYRPGPQDNINEYVDRRFNRTQFNYLSDSLVEILRPTHGIIIYQEQVINTAIVVANFNAAQADSFRRAISKKDEALLLKEKDNFIKQAINNNYSEKKAIEIFEYLHKFADYGFNHSHSLAYAFLAYQMAYLKANYPKEFYVILLKNNIDSKTKLTDYFIEIIERNIGIVKPNINLSQSSFTLSHDNERIILGFNMIVGLANESANRIIEARNNQKFESFIDCLITLSQNKIPETLLKKLINAGAFDEFKLEYPKRVMIALVESYFKGNLSFKNDDDLISYEDKKAITNTTIEFLKKDRPELFNELTKQEVIKDNELIDSSLKVSFEAIKEKIYKPNQFKKTIAKLEKEITDLKTIKQLKASLQKEECSMLVEVKSSEKKKNILRFALFDGAYEIWAKVWNQDLIAYLSSLINTNNKIIVKLRRDIYMGHDSYTILGVVNLK from the coding sequence ATGTTTGTCAATCTAAACACTCGATCTTATTATTCTTTATTAAGCACTAATTTAAGTATTAGTGATATTATTCAATACGCACTTAAAAACAATCAAACCCACGTTTGTTTAACTGATTTAAATGTTTTATATGGTGCAGTTGAATTTTATGATTTAGCCAAGAAAAATAATCTAGTACCAATCATTGGACTAGAAATTTTTGATACTGATACTAATTCTGAATTAGTATTAATTGCTAAAAATAATGAAGGTTATTTACGATTAATTAGTATTAGCAGTTTTGCTAGCTCAAATGAACAATACAATATCTTTGATTATTTAGATGATAATCTTTATGTGATTGTCAAATCTGGTAATTTTAGATGGGATCATAAGAATTGTATTCTTAATGATGAGATTGCTTGCAATTTTGTTAATTGTGTTGATGAAACTAAAAACATTGGTTTAAATTTAATTAATGCTGTAGCTTTAAAACAAGCAAACAAAAGACCGAAATTCAGCGTTAATGAAATTATCGATACTGAAATTGTTAAAGCTAGTGGATTTTTAAATACAGAACAATCTGAACAAAAATACACCAAAAAACAATTAGACAAACTTTATGAATTAATTAATGAATGTTCATATTGAGATTTAGATAATTTAAAACATAATTCAATCATTAAATCTAAAACACCAAAAGGTTTTGATAGCGATCAATATTTACGTGCTTTATGCGAACAAGCTTTTGATGTTTATTTAAATAATCATTTAATCAATCAACAAGATAAAAAACGCTTAGATTATGAATTAGAAATCATCAAGCGACTAAATTTTAGTGATTATTTTTTATTCGTTCATGACTTCATTAAAAAAGCTAAAGAACATAACATAATCATTGGACCAGGAAGAGGTTCTGCTGCTGGTTCGTTTGTTTCTTATTTATTAAATATCACCACAATCAATCCAATTAAATATGGATTAATCTTTGAGCGTTTCTTAAATCCAGAACGTAAATCAATGCCAGATATTGATGTGGATATCATGGATAATCGCCGTGAAGAAGTTGTTGATTATCTGTTTAGAAAATATAGTAAAAACAACGTTGCTCACATTATTACTTTTCAACGTATCAAGGTTAAGAATGCTATCCGAGATGTTTGCAGAGTTTTAGATTTAAAAGTATCAGAAGCTGATGAAATTATTAAATTAGTTTTATACGACGAAATCGAAGAATGACACAAGAACCAAGCATCTGGTGCTTATAAAATTGTTTTAAATTGCCAAGAATGTAGTCTTGATCAAAAAGTATGCAAACGATCGGGTAGTGTAAGTTGTTATTTAATAAGAAAGATCTTTGAATTAGCCGTAACAATTTTCAATGTACCAAGACAAATCGGATTACATGCTGCTGGTGTTGTGTGTGGTGATCAACCTTTAACACAAACAATCCCAGTTCAATATGCAAACAATCGTTCTGTTTCGCAGTTTTCAATGGAATATCTAGAACGATTTGGTCTTATTAAAATTGATTTATTAGGTTTAAAAACATTAACAATCATTGATGAAATTAACAACCTAGTTAAAATCAATCATAATAAGAATTTTGATATTAACAACATTCCATTAAATGATGATAAAACCTTTAATCTATTAAAGAAGGGATATACCAAAGGAATTTTCCAACTAGAATCTGCTGGAATGCAAGGTGTTTTAAAAAAAGTATTACCAGAAAACCTTGAAGATATTTCGATTATTTCAGCGCTTTATCGTCCAGGACCACAAGATAATATCAATGAATATGTTGATCGAAGATTTAACCGAACACAATTTAATTATTTAAGTGATTCACTAGTTGAAATCTTACGCCCAACTCATGGAATTATTATTTATCAAGAGCAAGTGATTAATACTGCAATTGTTGTTGCTAACTTTAATGCTGCTCAGGCTGATTCATTTAGACGTGCGATTTCAAAAAAAGATGAAGCTTTATTATTAAAAGAAAAAGATAATTTCATTAAGCAAGCAATTAACAATAATTATTCAGAGAAAAAAGCAATTGAAATTTTTGAATACTTACATAAGTTTGCTGATTATGGATTTAACCATTCACACTCATTAGCATATGCTTTCTTAGCGTATCAAATGGCTTATTTAAAAGCTAATTATCCTAAGGAATTTTATGTAATTTTATTAAAAAACAACATCGATTCCAAAACAAAATTAACTGATTATTTCATCGAAATTATTGAACGTAATATTGGTATTGTTAAACCAAATATTAACTTATCACAATCTAGCTTTACATTATCACACGATAATGAACGAATAATTCTAGGTTTTAATATGATTGTTGGTTTAGCCAATGAAAGTGCTAACCGAATTATTGAAGCTAGAAATAACCAAAAATTCGAAAGTTTTATTGATTGTTTAATCACGTTATCACAAAACAAAATTCCTGAAACATTATTAAAAAAACTTATTAATGCTGGTGCTTTTGATGAATTCAAACTTGAATATCCAAAACGGGTAATGATTGCTTTGGTTGAATCGTATTTTAAAGGTAATCTTTCATTTAAAAACGACGATGATTTGATTTCTTATGAAGATAAAAAAGCAATCACTAACACGACAATTGAATTCTTAAAAAAAGATCGCCCAGAGTTGTTTAATGAACTAACTAAACAAGAAGTGATTAAAGATAATGAATTGATTGATAGTTCATTAAAAGTATCATTTGAAGCAATTAAAGAAAAAATCTATAAACCCAATCAATTTAAAAAAACGATTGCGAAATTAGAAAAAGAAATTACTGATCTAAAAACAATTAAACAATTAAAAGCATCATTGCAAAAAGAAGAATGTTCAATGCTAGTAGAAGTGAAATCTTCTGAAAAGAAAAAAAATATCTTACGCTTTGCTTTATTTGATGGTGCTTATGAAATCTGAGCGAAAGTTTGAAATCAAGATTTAATTGCTTATCTAAGTTCGTTGATTAATACGAATAACAAGATAATTGTCAAACTGCGCCGTGATATTTATATGGGTCATGATTCTTACACAATCTTAGGCGTTGTCAATTTAAAATAA
- a CDS encoding 5'-3' exonuclease translates to MNTTKKALVIDGNSLVFRAFYATIGMYEYAVQNNLRPNNGIKTSLLMINKIIKQDNYDYALIAFDSGQKTDRAKVFEGYKATRKKPADGLIEQLIAIQDGLKFLGFKVLSSPGIEADDLVGSFSVLANKHNIKCDVYSSDQDIYQLVNQNTTMYQFVKGVSVFKEINDQNFAEHFHGLKPLDVIEYKALVGDSSDNIPGVKGIGIKTAIELIKQHKNIEGLYANLDSLKPSIQKKLIESKELCFLSKQLATIKTDCLIDADIEEFKINPMDAKEYFAFCDFYNINYQN, encoded by the coding sequence ATGAATACAACAAAAAAAGCTTTAGTTATTGATGGAAATTCCCTTGTTTTTCGTGCATTTTATGCCACAATCGGAATGTATGAATATGCTGTTCAAAATAATTTAAGACCAAATAATGGAATTAAAACCAGCTTATTAATGATCAATAAGATCATTAAACAAGATAATTATGATTATGCTTTAATTGCTTTTGACTCTGGACAAAAAACTGATCGTGCCAAGGTTTTTGAAGGTTATAAAGCAACAAGAAAAAAACCTGCTGATGGTTTAATTGAACAATTAATTGCCATCCAAGATGGTTTAAAATTCTTAGGTTTTAAAGTTTTATCTTCACCTGGAATTGAAGCTGATGATTTAGTTGGTTCATTTAGTGTGCTTGCAAATAAGCATAATATCAAATGTGATGTTTATTCATCAGATCAAGATATTTATCAATTGGTTAATCAAAATACCACGATGTATCAATTTGTTAAGGGTGTTAGTGTTTTTAAAGAAATTAATGATCAAAATTTTGCTGAACACTTTCATGGTTTAAAACCACTTGATGTTATTGAATATAAAGCATTGGTTGGTGATAGTTCAGATAACATCCCAGGAGTTAAAGGAATTGGTATTAAAACTGCGATTGAACTAATTAAACAACATAAAAACATTGAAGGTTTATATGCAAATTTAGATAGTTTAAAACCAAGCATTCAAAAGAAATTAATTGAATCAAAAGAGCTATGTTTTTTATCAAAACAACTAGCCACAATTAAAACTGATTGTTTAATTGATGCAGACATTGAAGAATTTAAAATTAATCCAATGGATGCAAAAGAATACTTTGCTTTTTGCGATTTTTATAATATAAATTACCAAAACTAA